The window ATAGACTAGTTGTGTTGGCTTAAACAATAATATCAATCGTTATAATTATTTATTTTTTCGAGTTTCAATTAATGACTTATTATGAAGTGAGAACGTTGATGATACATTTTTATAACCTTCAATACGCTCTTCAGCTAATCTATCCGCCGCTTCAGCCGTTGTAATGTTTTCTCTTTTAGCAATATCGAAAATTTTTCCAATTTGATCATACATTTCTTCTATTTTCTTAGTCGCTCGTTCTTCATTATACCCTTGTAACTCATCAGCTACATTAATCACTCCACCTGCATTCACTACGAAATCAGGTGCATAAACGATACCGTGATCTTGTAACATCTTACTATGCTTGGCGATCTCTTTTAATTGATTATTACTAGAACCACATACCGCTTTAACCTTCAACTGCGGAATTGTCTCGTCATTTAATATTCCACCGAGTGCACATGGTGCAAAAATATCTGCATCAACAGAATATATTTCATCGATTCCAACGGCTTGCGCTCCAAAGTTATCAACTGCTCTTTGGACACTATCTTCATTAATGTCAGTAACGATTAATTCAGCACCTTCATCATGTATATACTCACACATCGTATATGCAACATTACCAACACCTTGAACGGCAATCTTTTTGCCTTTCAATGAATCATCTCCAAATGCCTCTTTAGCTGTTCGCTTCATCGAAATATAAACACCATAAGCAGTTTTAGGACTTGGGTTACCACTTGATCCATAACTTTCTGAAATACCAGTGACATAAGGAGTTTCTTCATAGATATAGTCCATATCTTGAACTGTTGTATTGACATCTTCTGCTGTAATATAACGACCATTTAAGCTGTTAACATATCGACCTAATGCTCTGAACATAAATTCAGATTTTTGGTCAGGTTTACCGATAATTACCGTTTTACCACCGCCCAAGTTTAATCCTGCAGCAGCATTTTTGTATGTCATACCTTTAGCCAAGCGTAACACATCATCAATAGCTTCTTCTTCTGATGCATAATCCCACATACGGCAGCCACCTAAAGCTGGGCCTAGAGTTGTATCATGAATTGCTATAATCGCTTTTAAACCCGATGTTTTATCATGACAAAACACTAATTGCTCATAATCTTCATGTTCCATTCGTTCAAAAATCATACTTATCTCTCCTTATTAAATAATTATTGTACTGATAATGCAAGTCTTAACGAATTAAATTTATTTTGCGCACTATCAGCTCGACTTGTTAAGACGATTGGATGCTTTGCACCTACTAATATACCACTGACATTTGCATTGGCGAAATATATAAGACTTTTATATAAAACATTACCAACATCTAAGCTAGGTACTAACAATACATCACAAGCTCCATTAGTATCTAGTTGCAGATTTTTTTGTTCGATAGCGTGTTTGTTTATTGCAATATCTAACGCAAGTGGGCCATCGATATGAATATGTTCGTTGTCTATGTACTCTTTTGCTAGTTGATCTGCATCAACTGATGATTGGAGCTTAGGATTAACTGTTTCTGTAGCTGAAAGTATTCCAACACAAATATTATCATACCCCACTTTGAAAACGCTTTCAATAGTGTTATCCAATATTCTTTTTTTGGCGTCAAGATCAGGATATAAGTTCATTGCACAATCAGTGATCCATATTGGTTTTTCATAAGTTGGAATATCAAACAGAGCAATATGACTTAATAACTGACCTGATTCAATTAAATTATATTCTTTATTAATTACTTTTTTAAGTAACAATTTAGTTTCAATAAGACCTTTCATCAATACATCAAATTGACCTAACTTTAAATCATTAAAGCAAGCTTTTAATGCATCCTCATTATGATCATACAAATTGAGCTCAATTTGCTCATTATCGATATCTTCAAAATGACTCATTGATTCAACTTGTCCATATAATTTAAATTGAATTTGATCTGTTGTTTCCAGAACTTGATTAATTGCTTCTATAGTGCTAGAATCATATGGATTAATCACACCGACTGTTTGTGGTTTATTCAGACCTTTATTTAAAATATCTTCATAATTCATAATGTACTCCAATCTATTTGAATTCATTCACTTATATCATTATTTTATGGTTGGATAATGATTCTAACCAAAATTAAAAATATGATTACAGAGAATATTTAATAATAAATTCTATCATCATTATAACTCATGAGAGGTGATTACAATGAAATATATTGCTTTGTTAATACTTGTTATTCCTGCAGTAATTTTAGGTGTTGGGATTAAATTACTACGTGATACAGTATTCGGAGTACAGCTTGACCTATTTCCCAACATCTATTTACAACTGATTGTTAGTCTAATATGTATTGTGTTTGGCATTTGGTTTTTAGGTGGTTATTTCTTTCATCGAGAAAACAAATTTGAACACCGTAACAAACAATCAAACAAATAAATCATTCATTAAAATTAATGTCACTCTTTAATTAAAGCCTCTCTAACTTGATAAGCTAGTTCAACTTCATCTGTTATAATGGCGTCCACACCTATGCCGATATAGTATTCTATATCGGTCTTTTTATTGACTGTATATACTCTTACTTTTGCATTCATTGGCATGACTTGTTCCATAATACTTTCTGATGCAAACAATAAATGAGGATGAATACTGTCAATATAATTATCCTTAATTGTTTGTTCTAAATTACCAATTAACTTAGAGTACAAAAATGCAGTATGAATATTGACATCACGCTCTTTAATCATCTTCAAAAAATCTAAATGAAAACTTGAAATAATTACTCGATCACTTATATCAAAAGATTTAATGACTTCGATTAATCGATTGCACATCTCAACAGTTGGAGATTTAACTTCAATATTAATTAATAATGGTGTCGGCTCTAAATGATATAGTACATCCGATAATAATGGAATTGTTTGGTATGAACTGTGTTTTGTTTTTTTTAGTGCAATTTGAGATAGAACATTACTATTTAAATTTTTTATCGAACCTTTCTTCGTGGTCATACGATTAATTGTTTTATCATGATGGACAATGATTTCACCATCTTTTGAAAGATGCACATCAAGCTCTACACCATCGGCCATGTGGTCGTAAGCTTTCCGAAATGATTCAACAGAGTTTTCAATATATAAACTTGAATATCCTCTATGAGCAATAATTTTAGTCATATTAATTCTTCACCTGACTTGAATCTAGCAATAATTTGGCTGTAGACTTTGCTTCTTCAGTGATTGAATCACCAGAAATCATCCGAGCAATTTCGTTGATTCTTTCTTCATTGTTTAAATAATTTGATTTTGAGTACGTATTGGATTGATCAGTATACTTTACTACATATAAATGTTGATCAGCAATAGCCGCCATTTGTGGTAAATGTGAAATGGAAATGACTTGATTTTTATTGGCTAAAAATTTTAATTGCTTTGCTATTTTGTGGGCTACTGGCCCTGAAACGCCTGTATCAATTTCATCATATACAAATAGTGCATCATGTTGCTCTAAACCTGATACTTGTTTCAAAGCAAGTTGTATCCTCGAGATTTCTCCTCCTGAAGCAACTTGATTGATTGGCTTAAAGTCTTCTCCTTTGTTCGTTTTAATAAATAAGTTTACTTGATGAATACCATATCTATTAATATGTTCTTCGGCAAAGTCAAATTTAATCTCAGCATCTTTCATCTCAAGCTCATCTAAATAATTTTTCACTTGTTTTTCAATCATTATAGCAATATTTTTTCTTTTGTCAGTGATCTTCTTACCAAATTCAATTAACTGATGATAAGATTCATCATAAAGTTTTTTAACTTCCTCAATAGAAATTTGTTGATGTTCTAAATCATATAGTTCTGTCTCATATTCAGATTGCATGATATGAAGTTCATCAATTGTTTTTTGATGTTTATTTTTAATACGTTCAATTTCACTCAATCTTAAGTTCCAATCATTTAATTGTTCACTATCATATTCAATCATAGAGTCATCATTTACATAACTTCTAATATCATCTAATGCATAATTAAATTCTGAAGTAATTGATTGGGGATGAGTCATTTCATGATTAATTTCAGTTGATTGATGTTCGTTTTGTTTATCATCTAAAGATATCATTGAATTCAATAGTTGATCTAACTGAACAACTTTATTTTGAAGACCTTCATCATCAATCAACATGCGAGTTTGCTCATATAATTTCAATCGTTCTTCAAATGTTGTCATGTAGGCAATTTTTTGTTGTAATTCAATATCTTCTTTTTGCTTTATATCAATGTTATATAATTCTTCAAGTTGGAATTTTAATAAATCTATTCGCTCTTGATCAGATTGAATGGACTCATTAAATGATTCATATTTCTTTTTGTTTTTTAAATATTCGTTATAACATTTTTCATAATCATTCAACAATGTCTCATCAATATGTTCATCTAATAATTCATGATGATGTAACTTTAACAACGATTCATAGGCATCGTGTTGAGCAAATACTTGAATAAAATGTGCTGTAATTGCTTTTAATACTTTTAAAGATACAACTTTATGATTTATTTTTGCTAAACTTTTACCATTTTTATAAATAACTCTTTCAACAACTATAAAATCATCTAACTCGATATCATGTTGTTCCAACAACTCAATGATATCTCGTCGATCATCTAAATCAAATACAGCTTCAATGGTTGCTTTCTCGCTACTCTTTTTTACGATAGAACTTTGTGCCCTTTGACCAGAAATTAAGCTAATGGCTTGTATAATCAAAGATTTTCCAGCACCTGTCTCTCCTGTCAATACAGTCAATCCGTTACTAAAGTCAATCGTTTGTTCATTGATGATCGCTACATTAGAAATCCTAATAGAAGTTAACATTAATATCCCTCATTCACTTAGTCATTCATCATCTTTTTAATTTGAGCTGCTATCTGTTCACTTGAAATGCCAATATCAGATAATAACTTAGGTACATCACCATGCTCAATATATACATCATCGATACCAATTCTATCGAGTACGTTTGATAATCTATGATCTACTATATAATTTGCTACAATCGAGCCTAATCCACCATGTTTTATAACTTCTTCAATGACTACAATGTTTTTCGTTTTTCTAGTAATAGTTTGCATCATTGTTTTATCGATCGGTTTAATAAAACGTGCATTGACAATATCAATTGATATATTGTCTTGTTTTAGCAGTTGGCTTACTTCTATAGCCATATGAATCATTGACTCACTATACGTAATTATTGTTACATCACTATTTACATCTTCAACAATATAGTCCCATGTTCCAATTTCAACACGTGATGGTACATAATCTTGAGCAACCGAAGTAAGACTATTCCCTCTTGGATATCGAATTGCAATCGGTCCTTCATTATATTCAATCGCTGTTTTCATTAAATCTTGAGCTTCAAAAGCGTCTTTTGGCATCATGATCACAGTATTTGGAAGTCCTGCAACTATACTGATATCAAATACACCTTGGTGTGTTTCTCCATCTGCTCCAACGAGTCCCGCACGATCGATTCCTACAATCACGTTTAACTTCATACGATCTACATCATGTAGTAATTGATCATACGCTCTTTGTAAGAATGTTGAGTATATTGCAACAAATGGTTTCATACCAACTGCAGCAAGACCAGCTGCCATTGTAATGGCGTGTTGCTCTGCTATACCTACATCGAAGAATTGATCTGGTAACTCTTGTTGGAACTTAGTCAATTTACTACCGACTGGCATCGCTGGTGTAATCGCTACGATTCTTCTATCCTCTGAAGCATATTTTAATAATTCATCACTAATAATTGAACCCCAAGACTTACCCACTGATTCACTTTTAATCACTTCACCAGTCTCAATTTTATATGGTCCAAGTCCATGCCATGTCCCGATCATATCATCTTCAGCATGTTTGAATCCTTTTCCTTTTTTAGTAATAACATGAATGATGGAAGGACCTTTTGTTTTTTTGCTTAATTCTATTGCTTCCTCTAACTCTTCAAATGAATGTCCATCAATTGGACCGATATATTGTAAACCTAACTCTTCAAAAAAGATACCATCCATCACGAAGTATTTGACACTATCTTTCATTCTGTCCGCAGTTTTTCTCATCATTGGGAATTGACTTAATACCCCATCGACATCATTTTTGAATCGATTGTAATGGGCATTAGTTCTTAGTCTTGTAAACATATTATGCATAGCACCTACATTAGGTGCTATGCTCATTTCATTATCATTTAATATAATTGTCATATTTGTTTGATCATGACCGATATGATTTAGTGCTTCTAATGCCATACCACCAGTGATTGCTCCATCACCTATAATCGGCACAACATGATAATTTTCACCCATAATATCTCGTGCCTTCGCCATGCCCATTGCACCTGACAACGATGTAGATGAATGACCTGCTTCCCACACATCATGTTCACTTTCATTACGTTTTGGAAAACCACATAACCCTTTATATTGTCTTAGTGAATGGAAAGCATCTGAGCGGCCAGTTAATATTTTATGAATATATGCTTGATGTCCGACGTCAAATAGCAATTTATCAGTTGGTGAATCGAAGTGTTTATGGAGTGCGAGCGTTAATTCTACTACACCTAAATTTGCACCGATGTGTCCACCCGTCACAGCACATGTTTCAATAAGAAATTTTCTGATATCTTTTGCAAGAATCTCAAGCTCTTTATTTGTTAATTGTTTAATCATTTTTGGAGAATTAATTTTTTGTAATTCCATCGTATCAATCCTTTACATACTTCTCATAATTTTCATTTTATCATATAATAAAATCCTTGTGTGGACACAAGGATTACTACCAATAAGACTATTTTATTATATAAAACGATGTGTACCGAGCATTGAAACTATAACCACTCATTTTTTCCGTTCTATTACATATTTCATAATTTGTTCAATCAATGATGTATCAAGATGATTTAGTTCTTTTAAGAGATTTACGGTTTCATCATATTTACTTTGTAAAAGAAGATTGGTCTCTTCTTGACCGATTAAAGTGATGTAAGTT of the Abyssicoccus albus genome contains:
- the recN gene encoding DNA repair protein RecN, with translation MLTSIRISNVAIINEQTIDFSNGLTVLTGETGAGKSLIIQAISLISGQRAQSSIVKKSSEKATIEAVFDLDDRRDIIELLEQHDIELDDFIVVERVIYKNGKSLAKINHKVVSLKVLKAITAHFIQVFAQHDAYESLLKLHHHELLDEHIDETLLNDYEKCYNEYLKNKKKYESFNESIQSDQERIDLLKFQLEELYNIDIKQKEDIELQQKIAYMTTFEERLKLYEQTRMLIDDEGLQNKVVQLDQLLNSMISLDDKQNEHQSTEINHEMTHPQSITSEFNYALDDIRSYVNDDSMIEYDSEQLNDWNLRLSEIERIKNKHQKTIDELHIMQSEYETELYDLEHQQISIEEVKKLYDESYHQLIEFGKKITDKRKNIAIMIEKQVKNYLDELEMKDAEIKFDFAEEHINRYGIHQVNLFIKTNKGEDFKPINQVASGGEISRIQLALKQVSGLEQHDALFVYDEIDTGVSGPVAHKIAKQLKFLANKNQVISISHLPQMAAIADQHLYVVKYTDQSNTYSKSNYLNNEERINEIARMISGDSITEEAKSTAKLLLDSSQVKN
- a CDS encoding DUF2627 family protein, whose amino-acid sequence is MKYIALLILVIPAVILGVGIKLLRDTVFGVQLDLFPNIYLQLIVSLICIVFGIWFLGGYFFHRENKFEHRNKQSNK
- the dxs gene encoding 1-deoxy-D-xylulose-5-phosphate synthase, with translation MELQKINSPKMIKQLTNKELEILAKDIRKFLIETCAVTGGHIGANLGVVELTLALHKHFDSPTDKLLFDVGHQAYIHKILTGRSDAFHSLRQYKGLCGFPKRNESEHDVWEAGHSSTSLSGAMGMAKARDIMGENYHVVPIIGDGAITGGMALEALNHIGHDQTNMTIILNDNEMSIAPNVGAMHNMFTRLRTNAHYNRFKNDVDGVLSQFPMMRKTADRMKDSVKYFVMDGIFFEELGLQYIGPIDGHSFEELEEAIELSKKTKGPSIIHVITKKGKGFKHAEDDMIGTWHGLGPYKIETGEVIKSESVGKSWGSIISDELLKYASEDRRIVAITPAMPVGSKLTKFQQELPDQFFDVGIAEQHAITMAAGLAAVGMKPFVAIYSTFLQRAYDQLLHDVDRMKLNVIVGIDRAGLVGADGETHQGVFDISIVAGLPNTVIMMPKDAFEAQDLMKTAIEYNEGPIAIRYPRGNSLTSVAQDYVPSRVEIGTWDYIVEDVNSDVTIITYSESMIHMAIEVSQLLKQDNISIDIVNARFIKPIDKTMMQTITRKTKNIVVIEEVIKHGGLGSIVANYIVDHRLSNVLDRIGIDDVYIEHGDVPKLLSDIGISSEQIAAQIKKMMND
- a CDS encoding glycerophosphodiester phosphodiesterase, which gives rise to MTKIIAHRGYSSLYIENSVESFRKAYDHMADGVELDVHLSKDGEIIVHHDKTINRMTTKKGSIKNLNSNVLSQIALKKTKHSSYQTIPLLSDVLYHLEPTPLLINIEVKSPTVEMCNRLIEVIKSFDISDRVIISSFHLDFLKMIKERDVNIHTAFLYSKLIGNLEQTIKDNYIDSIHPHLLFASESIMEQVMPMNAKVRVYTVNKKTDIEYYIGIGVDAIITDEVELAYQVREALIKE
- a CDS encoding Leu/Phe/Val dehydrogenase, translated to MIFERMEHEDYEQLVFCHDKTSGLKAIIAIHDTTLGPALGGCRMWDYASEEEAIDDVLRLAKGMTYKNAAAGLNLGGGKTVIIGKPDQKSEFMFRALGRYVNSLNGRYITAEDVNTTVQDMDYIYEETPYVTGISESYGSSGNPSPKTAYGVYISMKRTAKEAFGDDSLKGKKIAVQGVGNVAYTMCEYIHDEGAELIVTDINEDSVQRAVDNFGAQAVGIDEIYSVDADIFAPCALGGILNDETIPQLKVKAVCGSSNNQLKEIAKHSKMLQDHGIVYAPDFVVNAGGVINVADELQGYNEERATKKIEEMYDQIGKIFDIAKRENITTAEAADRLAEERIEGYKNVSSTFSLHNKSLIETRKNK
- a CDS encoding phosphate acyltransferase, whose protein sequence is MNYEDILNKGLNKPQTVGVINPYDSSTIEAINQVLETTDQIQFKLYGQVESMSHFEDIDNEQIELNLYDHNEDALKACFNDLKLGQFDVLMKGLIETKLLLKKVINKEYNLIESGQLLSHIALFDIPTYEKPIWITDCAMNLYPDLDAKKRILDNTIESVFKVGYDNICVGILSATETVNPKLQSSVDADQLAKEYIDNEHIHIDGPLALDIAINKHAIEQKNLQLDTNGACDVLLVPSLDVGNVLYKSLIYFANANVSGILVGAKHPIVLTSRADSAQNKFNSLRLALSVQ